One genomic segment of Burkholderiaceae bacterium includes these proteins:
- a CDS encoding MoxR family ATPase, with product MTAPAPTAAPDDAFASIDALIAALQTQGYFADRHLATAVFLALKLQRPLLLEGEPGVGKTELAKALAQVLGRQLLRLQCFDGLEQREALYEWNYAAQLLHLRAAEGKAPASELEQEVYQPRYLVRRPLLQALEAPPPGALLLIDEVDRADEPFEAFLLEYLGEYQVSIPELGTVRAAVPPVTLLTSNRTRELNDAVKRRCLYHWLDYPERERELAIVRALVPEAPRRLADQVAAFVQQLRSAPYGEHFQRAPGIAETVEWARALVALDTVNLDPEVVLDTAGILFKQRDDVAALDRALADQALQAARQAA from the coding sequence ATGACCGCACCCGCGCCCACCGCGGCGCCCGACGACGCCTTCGCCTCCATCGATGCGCTCATCGCCGCCCTGCAAACCCAGGGCTACTTTGCCGACCGGCACCTGGCCACGGCGGTGTTCCTGGCGCTCAAGCTGCAGCGCCCGCTGCTGCTGGAGGGCGAGCCCGGCGTGGGCAAGACCGAGCTGGCCAAGGCGCTGGCGCAGGTGCTGGGGCGCCAGCTGCTGCGCCTGCAGTGCTTCGACGGGCTGGAGCAACGCGAGGCGCTTTATGAATGGAACTACGCCGCGCAGTTGCTGCACCTGAGAGCAGCAGAGGGCAAGGCACCGGCCAGCGAGCTGGAGCAGGAGGTCTACCAGCCGCGCTACCTGGTGCGCCGCCCGCTGCTGCAGGCGCTGGAGGCGCCGCCGCCCGGCGCGCTGTTGCTGATCGACGAGGTGGACCGCGCCGACGAGCCCTTCGAGGCCTTCCTGCTCGAATACCTGGGCGAGTACCAGGTCAGCATCCCCGAGCTGGGCACCGTGCGCGCGGCGGTGCCGCCGGTGACGCTGCTCACCAGCAACCGCACGCGCGAGCTGAACGACGCCGTCAAGCGCCGCTGCCTGTACCACTGGCTGGACTACCCCGAGCGCGAGCGCGAGCTGGCCATCGTGCGCGCCCTGGTGCCCGAGGCGCCTCGGCGGCTGGCCGACCAGGTGGCCGCTTTCGTGCAGCAGCTGCGCAGTGCGCCCTACGGCGAGCACTTTCAGCGCGCGCCGGGCATCGCCGAGACGGTGGAGTGGGCGCGCGCGCTGGTGGCGCTGGACACCGTCAACCTCGACCCCGAGGTCGTCCTGGACACCGCCGGCATCCTGTTCAAGCAGCGCGACGACGTGGCCGCGCTCGACCGCGCGCTGGCCGACCAGGCGCTGCAGGCGGCCCGCCAGGCGGCTTGA
- a CDS encoding VWA domain-containing protein yields MNTATHSRPVSQLGDARSGKLAGNLSAFGRTLRRAGVRVDASRIALAQQAVQWVGVARKHDLGAALEAVLVSREQDRAVFRELFDAFFRDPDLAKKLLAQMLPTAEGRAAPPRQRPRAREALAPPKAARPGEPPRPDQEVDLDAAMTASELARLKTADFNQLTASEYGLVERLVRDTPLPLPTVAGRRTRAGSRGARVHWGRTLRQAAQTGGDVMAITRLQRRRQPLPLLVLMDVSGSMERYTRLLLAFLHAATARALVAGQRQSIRPDVFAFGTRLTDLSASFRQADTDAMLLEAGARIEDFAGGTRLGESLASLHRQHARRLVGRRTLVLVVSDGLDTGEPELLARELAWLKRHTRRILWLNPLLRFDGYQPLARGAAVLHKACDGTLAVHNVTKLNELASAIAALMKQ; encoded by the coding sequence GTGAACACGGCCACGCACTCCCGCCCGGTCTCGCAACTGGGCGACGCCCGCAGCGGTAAGCTGGCGGGCAACCTGAGCGCCTTCGGCCGCACGCTGCGGCGCGCCGGCGTGCGGGTGGACGCCTCGCGCATCGCGCTGGCGCAGCAGGCGGTGCAGTGGGTGGGCGTGGCGCGCAAGCACGACCTGGGCGCCGCGCTGGAGGCCGTGCTGGTCAGCCGCGAGCAGGACCGCGCGGTGTTCCGCGAGCTGTTCGACGCCTTTTTTCGCGACCCCGACCTGGCCAAGAAGCTGCTGGCGCAGATGCTGCCCACCGCCGAGGGCCGCGCCGCGCCGCCGCGCCAGCGCCCGCGGGCGCGCGAGGCACTGGCCCCGCCCAAGGCCGCGCGGCCGGGCGAGCCGCCCAGGCCCGACCAGGAGGTGGACCTGGACGCGGCGATGACGGCCAGCGAGCTGGCGCGCCTGAAGACCGCCGACTTCAACCAGCTGACGGCCAGCGAATACGGCCTGGTCGAGCGCCTGGTGCGCGACACGCCGCTGCCGCTGCCCACCGTGGCCGGGCGCCGCACGCGAGCCGGCAGCCGCGGCGCGCGCGTGCACTGGGGGCGCACGCTGCGCCAGGCGGCGCAGACCGGCGGCGACGTGATGGCCATCACGCGCCTGCAGCGCCGCCGCCAGCCGCTGCCGCTGCTGGTGCTGATGGACGTGTCGGGTTCGATGGAGCGCTACACCCGGCTGCTGCTGGCCTTCCTGCACGCGGCCACCGCGCGCGCGCTGGTGGCCGGCCAGCGCCAGAGCATCCGCCCCGACGTGTTTGCCTTCGGCACCCGCCTGACCGACCTGAGCGCCAGCTTTCGCCAGGCCGACACCGACGCCATGCTGCTCGAGGCCGGCGCCCGCATCGAGGACTTTGCCGGCGGCACGCGCCTGGGTGAATCGCTGGCCAGCCTGCACCGGCAGCACGCGCGCCGGCTGGTGGGCCGCCGCACCCTGGTGCTGGTCGTCAGCGACGGGCTGGACACCGGCGAGCCCGAGCTGCTGGCACGGGAGCTGGCCTGGCTCAAACGCCACACGCGCCGCATCCTGTGGCTCAACCCGCTGCTGCGCTTCGACGGCTACCAGCCGCTGGCGCGCGGCGCCGCGGTGCTGCACAAGGCCTGCGATGGAACCCTGGCGGTGCACAACGTGACCAAGCTGAACGAGCTGGCCAGCGCGATCGCCGCACTGATGAAACAATAA
- a CDS encoding carbon monoxide dehydrogenase subunit G, whose amino-acid sequence MDMQGSRQLAVTQQQAWDALNDPEVLKLCIPGCDSIEPTGDNAYALVNAIKVGPVAAKFKGAIQLADIQAPGSYTINFEGNGGVAGFGKGSAKVVLTPNDQGCELGYTVNATVGGKIAQVGQRLIDGVAKSMAESFFKRFDEEMQHRHPAPEATAGADEALPAKVPGGEAGVPAWVWVVVAIVVVVAVGWALK is encoded by the coding sequence ATGGACATGCAAGGCTCGCGGCAACTGGCCGTCACGCAACAACAGGCCTGGGACGCGCTGAACGACCCCGAGGTGCTCAAGCTCTGCATCCCGGGCTGCGACAGCATCGAGCCCACGGGCGACAACGCCTACGCGCTGGTCAACGCGATCAAGGTCGGTCCGGTGGCGGCCAAGTTCAAGGGCGCGATCCAGTTGGCCGACATCCAGGCGCCCGGCAGCTACACCATCAACTTCGAGGGCAACGGCGGTGTGGCCGGCTTCGGCAAGGGCTCTGCCAAGGTGGTGCTCACGCCCAACGATCAGGGCTGCGAGCTGGGCTACACCGTCAACGCCACGGTGGGCGGCAAGATTGCCCAGGTGGGCCAGCGCCTGATCGACGGCGTGGCCAAATCGATGGCCGAGAGCTTCTTCAAGCGCTTCGACGAGGAAATGCAGCACCGGCACCCGGCGCCCGAGGCAACGGCCGGTGCGGACGAGGCGCTGCCGGCCAAGGTGCCGGGCGGCGAGGCGGGCGTGCCCGCCTGGGTGTGGGTGGTGGTGGCGATCGTGGTCGTTGTCGCTGTCGGTTGGGCCCTGAAGTAG
- a CDS encoding XdhC family protein produces MENLDVTVLRALREWRQDGKRAVLATVVRTWGSSPRPVGCIMALREDGAVMGSVSGGCIEYDLIDRYTKADAADALPREGPPRFVKYGVTADEAHRFGLPCGGTLEVMLEFDPDAARVAELLQALDAGRLMHRRVRLADGQVTLEATDRPAELILNASELVNTFGPGYRMLIIGAGQMSEYLATMALFCGFSVTVCDPREEFAGSWSVPGARLVGTMPDDTVAEMALDGRSCVIALTHDPKLDDLALLQALETPAFYIGAIGSRRNSLLRHQRMIEHLDQTEESLKGLRGPIGIYIGSKTPPEIAVSVMAEVLAVKNGVPLPRDMDVAHVKDMQDITPNDAGQVCFVPQT; encoded by the coding sequence ATGGAAAACCTTGACGTCACGGTACTGCGCGCGCTGCGCGAATGGCGCCAGGACGGCAAGCGGGCCGTGCTGGCCACCGTGGTGCGCACCTGGGGTTCGTCGCCGCGGCCGGTGGGCTGCATCATGGCGCTGCGCGAGGATGGCGCGGTGATGGGCTCGGTGTCGGGCGGCTGCATCGAGTACGACCTGATCGACCGCTACACCAAGGCCGACGCGGCCGACGCGCTGCCGCGCGAGGGCCCGCCCCGGTTCGTCAAGTACGGCGTCACGGCCGACGAGGCGCACCGCTTCGGCCTGCCCTGCGGGGGCACGCTGGAGGTGATGCTGGAGTTCGACCCCGACGCCGCGCGCGTGGCCGAGCTGCTGCAGGCGCTGGACGCCGGCCGGCTGATGCACCGCCGCGTGCGCCTGGCCGACGGGCAGGTCACGCTGGAGGCCACCGACCGTCCGGCCGAGCTGATCCTGAACGCCAGCGAGCTGGTCAACACCTTCGGCCCCGGCTACCGCATGCTGATCATCGGCGCCGGCCAGATGAGCGAATACCTGGCCACGATGGCGCTGTTCTGCGGCTTCTCGGTGACCGTGTGCGACCCGCGCGAGGAGTTTGCCGGCAGCTGGAGCGTGCCCGGCGCGCGCCTGGTCGGCACCATGCCCGACGACACCGTCGCCGAGATGGCGCTTGACGGGCGCAGCTGCGTCATCGCCCTCACGCACGACCCCAAGCTGGACGACCTGGCCCTGCTGCAGGCGCTGGAGACGCCGGCGTTCTACATCGGCGCCATCGGCAGCCGGCGCAACAGCCTGCTGCGCCACCAGCGCATGATCGAGCACCTGGACCAGACCGAGGAGAGCCTGAAGGGCCTGCGCGGCCCCATCGGCATCTACATCGGCAGCAAGACCCCGCCCGAGATCGCCGTCAGCGTGATGGCCGAGGTGCTGGCGGTGAAGAACGGCGTGCCGCTGCCGCGCGACATGGACGTGGCGCACGTCAAGGACATGCAGGACATCACGCCCAACGACGCCGGGCAGGTCTGCTTCGTGCCACAAACATGA
- a CDS encoding nucleotidyltransferase family protein encodes MNVGAVVMAAGAGRRMGCRPKSLLTRDGEPLLLRQIRLLRQCGADAIVVVLGHHAERLQAVLAAARAAGVAGGASLAWVRNPAPDDGPGSSLRCGLAALPDELDTVLVVLGDQPLLEAGDVQAVVQAWRARAPGIELVVPSHGGQPGHPIAFGPRLRAAVMQGQGGAGVREWRRAHRGQVQELAMAHARHVADIDTPEDLQALARTQGIRLAWPQEEGGAASLPGGRAQPPR; translated from the coding sequence ATGAACGTCGGCGCGGTCGTCATGGCGGCCGGCGCGGGGCGGCGCATGGGCTGCCGGCCCAAGAGCCTGCTGACACGCGATGGCGAGCCCTTGCTGCTGCGCCAGATCCGCCTGCTGCGGCAGTGCGGCGCGGACGCCATCGTGGTCGTGCTCGGGCACCACGCCGAACGCCTGCAGGCGGTGCTGGCGGCGGCGCGGGCAGCGGGCGTGGCCGGCGGCGCCTCGCTGGCCTGGGTGCGCAACCCGGCGCCCGACGACGGCCCGGGCTCGTCCTTGCGCTGCGGCTTGGCGGCCCTGCCGGACGAACTGGACACGGTGCTGGTCGTGCTCGGCGACCAGCCGTTGCTGGAGGCCGGGGACGTGCAGGCCGTGGTGCAGGCCTGGCGCGCGCGCGCGCCGGGCATCGAGCTGGTGGTGCCCAGCCACGGCGGCCAGCCCGGGCATCCGATCGCCTTCGGACCCCGGCTGCGCGCGGCCGTCATGCAGGGGCAAGGCGGCGCCGGCGTGCGCGAGTGGCGCCGCGCCCACCGCGGGCAGGTGCAGGAGCTGGCAATGGCGCATGCGCGCCACGTGGCCGACATCGACACGCCCGAGGACCTGCAGGCGCTGGCGCGCACGCAGGGCATTCGCCTGGCGTGGCCGCAGGAAGAGGGCGGCGCCGCCAGCCTGCCGGGCGGTCGCGCTCAACCCCCCAGGTAG
- a CDS encoding ABC transporter ATP-binding protein encodes MLELRQLSTHYGAICAVNQVSLHVDQGEIVSLIGSNGAGKTSLLMTVCGSPRASGGHVLLDGRDITHLPSHHIMRQGIAVSPEGRRVFPALTVTENLQMGGFFLDKGEIQAGIEHVFGLFPRLRERAVQRAGTLSGGEQQMLAIGRALMSKPRLLLLDEPTLGLAPLVITQIFEIILTVRAGGVTVFLVEQNANKALQIADRGYVLENGRLVLEDTGANLLKNDAVRQAYLGG; translated from the coding sequence ATGCTGGAGCTCAGGCAGCTGAGCACCCACTACGGCGCCATCTGCGCCGTCAACCAGGTCAGCCTGCACGTCGACCAGGGCGAGATCGTCTCGCTGATCGGCTCCAACGGCGCCGGCAAGACCTCGCTGCTGATGACGGTGTGCGGCAGCCCGCGCGCCAGCGGCGGCCACGTCCTGCTGGACGGCCGGGACATCACCCACCTGCCCTCGCACCACATCATGCGCCAGGGCATCGCCGTCTCGCCCGAGGGCCGGCGCGTGTTCCCGGCGCTGACGGTGACCGAGAACCTGCAGATGGGCGGCTTCTTCCTCGACAAGGGCGAGATCCAGGCCGGCATCGAGCACGTGTTCGGGCTGTTTCCGCGCCTGCGCGAGCGGGCCGTCCAGCGCGCCGGCACGCTCTCGGGCGGCGAGCAGCAGATGCTGGCCATCGGCCGCGCCCTCATGAGCAAGCCGCGCCTGCTGCTGCTGGACGAACCCACCCTGGGCCTGGCGCCGCTGGTCATCACCCAGATCTTCGAGATCATCCTGACCGTGCGCGCGGGTGGCGTGACCGTGTTCCTGGTCGAGCAGAACGCCAACAAGGCGCTGCAGATCGCCGACCGCGGCTACGTGCTCGAAAACGGCCGCCTGGTGCTGGAAGACACCGGCGCCAACCTGCTGAAGAACGACGCGGTGCGCCAGGCCTACCTGGGGGGTTGA
- the livG gene encoding high-affinity branched-chain amino acid ABC transporter ATP-binding protein LivG: protein MADAQFLEVQGLSMRFGGLLAVDDIGFAVREHEIFAIIGPNGAGKTTVFNCIGGFYKPTTGRIRLRGREIAGLGSHTVARHGVVRTFQNVRLFKGMTALENLLVAQHRHLKTSLPAGLLRTRAYRDSEQKALERALHWLDYMELREFANRPAGNLAYGHQRRLEIARCMVTEPRLLMLDEPAAGLNPQEKKDLQGLIQRLRAQHDIAVLLIEHDMSLVMGVSERILVMEHGRRIALDVPEAIRNDPRVIKAYLGEE, encoded by the coding sequence ATGGCCGACGCGCAGTTTCTCGAGGTGCAGGGCCTGAGCATGCGCTTTGGCGGCCTGCTGGCGGTCGACGACATCGGCTTCGCCGTGCGCGAGCACGAGATCTTCGCCATCATCGGCCCCAACGGCGCCGGCAAGACGACGGTGTTCAACTGCATCGGCGGCTTCTACAAGCCCACCACCGGCCGCATCCGCCTGCGCGGGCGCGAGATCGCCGGGCTGGGCAGCCACACGGTGGCGCGCCACGGCGTGGTGCGCACCTTCCAGAACGTGCGCCTGTTCAAGGGCATGACGGCGCTGGAGAACCTGCTGGTGGCGCAGCACCGGCACCTCAAGACCTCGCTGCCCGCCGGCCTGCTGCGCACGCGCGCCTACCGCGACAGCGAGCAAAAGGCGCTCGAGCGGGCGCTGCACTGGCTGGACTACATGGAGCTGCGCGAGTTCGCCAACCGGCCGGCCGGCAACCTGGCCTACGGCCACCAGCGGCGCCTGGAGATCGCCCGCTGCATGGTGACCGAGCCGCGCCTGCTGATGCTCGACGAGCCCGCCGCCGGCCTGAACCCGCAGGAGAAGAAGGACCTGCAGGGCCTGATCCAGCGGCTGCGCGCGCAGCACGACATCGCGGTGCTGCTGATCGAGCACGACATGAGCCTGGTGATGGGCGTGTCCGAGCGCATCCTGGTGATGGAGCACGGCCGCCGCATCGCGCTCGACGTGCCGGAGGCGATCCGCAACGACCCGCGCGTCATCAAGGCCTACCTGGGAGAAGAATGA
- a CDS encoding high-affinity branched-chain amino acid ABC transporter permease LivM: MNTTAASRQRPDWRQAFSHALGAAVITALLVAPIFGLRLERMGARTIVVPHWDKVAWACLAVFLVQLARPWLAGATTRRIPWPTLPEVSERQRSLLLTVVLLVAVSWPFMAGRNAVDIATLALIYVMLGLGLNIVVGFAGLLDLGFVGFYATGAYTFALLHHWAGWSFWQALPLTGAMSALFGFILGFPVLRLRGDYLAIVTLGFGEIIRLLLVNLTDFTGGPDGISGLPKPSVFGLEMARSASVEGASTFHEFFGLEFNSMHMVIFLYLMALMLATITLWFSNRLLRMPIGRAWEALREDEIACRSLGLNPMTIKLSAFTMGAMFAGFGGAFFAARQGIVNPESFTFIESALILAIVVLGGMGSQLGVILAAILITALPELAREFSEYRMLVFGLVMIVMMIWRPQGLLPMKRRHVEIA, encoded by the coding sequence ATGAACACCACCGCAGCCTCCCGGCAGCGCCCCGACTGGCGCCAGGCCTTCTCGCACGCACTCGGCGCGGCCGTCATCACGGCGCTGCTGGTGGCGCCCATCTTCGGCCTGCGGCTGGAGCGCATGGGCGCGCGCACCATCGTCGTGCCGCACTGGGACAAGGTCGCCTGGGCCTGCCTGGCGGTGTTTCTGGTGCAGCTGGCGCGCCCCTGGCTGGCGGGCGCCACCACGCGGCGCATCCCCTGGCCGACGCTGCCCGAGGTGTCCGAGCGCCAGCGCAGCCTGCTGCTCACCGTGGTGCTGCTGGTGGCCGTCAGCTGGCCCTTCATGGCCGGCCGCAACGCGGTCGACATCGCCACGCTGGCGCTGATCTACGTCATGCTGGGCCTGGGCCTGAACATCGTGGTCGGCTTTGCCGGCCTGCTCGACCTGGGCTTCGTGGGCTTCTACGCCACCGGCGCCTACACCTTCGCCCTGCTCCACCACTGGGCCGGCTGGAGCTTCTGGCAGGCGCTGCCGCTCACGGGCGCCATGTCGGCGCTGTTCGGCTTCATCCTGGGCTTTCCGGTGCTGCGCCTGCGCGGCGACTACCTGGCCATCGTCACGCTGGGCTTCGGCGAGATCATCCGCCTGCTGCTGGTCAACCTGACCGACTTCACCGGCGGGCCGGACGGCATCTCGGGCCTGCCCAAGCCCTCGGTGTTCGGGCTGGAGATGGCGCGCAGCGCCAGCGTGGAGGGCGCCAGCACCTTCCACGAGTTCTTCGGCCTCGAGTTCAACTCGATGCACATGGTGATCTTCCTGTACCTGATGGCGCTGATGCTGGCGACGATCACCCTGTGGTTCTCCAACCGCCTGCTGCGCATGCCGATCGGCCGCGCCTGGGAGGCGCTGCGCGAGGACGAGATCGCCTGCCGCTCGCTGGGCCTCAACCCGATGACGATCAAGCTCTCGGCCTTCACCATGGGCGCCATGTTCGCCGGCTTCGGCGGCGCCTTCTTCGCGGCGCGCCAGGGCATCGTCAACCCCGAGTCCTTCACCTTCATCGAGTCGGCGCTGATCCTGGCCATCGTGGTGCTGGGCGGCATGGGCTCGCAGCTGGGCGTGATCCTGGCGGCGATCCTGATCACCGCCCTGCCCGAGCTGGCGCGCGAATTCTCCGAATACCGCATGCTGGTGTTCGGCCTGGTGATGATCGTGATGATGATCTGGCGCCCGCAGGGCCTGCTGCCGATGAAGCGCCGCCATGTGGAGATCGCGTGA
- the livH gene encoding high-affinity branched-chain amino acid ABC transporter permease LivH codes for MSDFLPQLIQQLFNGLSLGAIYALIAIGYTMVYGIIGMINFAHGEIYMIGGYVGLVTLSAVGVQSGLPVALVIGLMLVAAVLITGVYGYAVDQLAYKPLRDSPRLVPLISAIGMSIFLQNWVALGQGARDMAVPALLPGAFRFAGEGGFEIYIPYARVLVIAVTVVLMIGLTLYIRNSRMGRASRACSQDMHMANLLGIDTNRVISFTFILGAMLAAVGGVLIALAVGKLNPFIGFIAGIKAFTAAVLGGIGSIPGAMLGGVLLGIAETLAAAYISSEYKDIVAFAVLVLVLLVRPSGLLGKPEVEKV; via the coding sequence ATGTCCGACTTCCTGCCGCAACTCATCCAGCAGCTGTTCAACGGCCTCTCGCTGGGTGCGATCTACGCCCTGATCGCCATCGGCTACACCATGGTCTACGGCATCATCGGCATGATCAACTTCGCCCACGGCGAGATCTACATGATCGGCGGCTACGTCGGCTTGGTCACGCTGTCGGCGGTGGGGGTGCAAAGCGGGCTGCCGGTCGCGCTGGTCATCGGGCTGATGCTGGTGGCGGCGGTGCTGATCACCGGCGTCTACGGCTACGCGGTCGACCAGCTAGCCTACAAGCCCTTGCGGGACAGCCCGCGCCTGGTGCCGCTGATCTCGGCCATCGGCATGTCGATCTTCCTGCAGAACTGGGTCGCGCTGGGCCAGGGCGCGCGCGACATGGCGGTGCCGGCGCTGCTGCCCGGCGCCTTCCGCTTCGCCGGCGAAGGCGGCTTCGAAATCTACATTCCCTACGCCCGCGTGCTGGTGATCGCCGTCACCGTGGTGCTGATGATCGGGCTGACGCTGTACATCCGCAACTCGCGCATGGGCCGGGCCTCGCGCGCCTGCTCGCAGGACATGCACATGGCCAACCTGCTGGGCATCGACACCAACCGCGTCATCTCCTTCACCTTCATCCTGGGCGCCATGCTGGCCGCGGTCGGCGGCGTGCTGATCGCGCTGGCGGTGGGCAAGCTCAACCCCTTCATCGGCTTCATCGCCGGCATCAAGGCCTTCACGGCGGCGGTGCTGGGCGGCATCGGCTCCATCCCCGGCGCCATGCTGGGCGGCGTGCTGCTGGGCATCGCCGAAACCCTGGCCGCCGCCTACATCTCGTCCGAATACAAGGACATCGTGGCCTTCGCGGTGCTGGTGCTGGTGCTGCTGGTGCGGCCCAGCGGCCTGCTGGGCAAGCCCGAAGTGGAGAAAGTCTGA
- a CDS encoding branched-chain amino acid ABC transporter substrate-binding protein — MSTSFRMKSVAAALGMAGLFAFSSAQAQIKIAIVGPATGPVTQYGDMVKEGVSTAVEMFNAAGGVNGKKIETVVVDDACEPKQGPVAANRVVNDKIHYVVGPVCSGASIAAAPIYNNEGVVVVTPSATSPALTDGKNFHYLFRTIGRDDQQGPAAAKFIAQKIKPKKVAVLHDKQSYGQGIAANVRDDLKKAGINVVLFEGINAGDSDYSAVITKLKSAGVDFVYYGGYHPEMGLLLRQAGEQGLKVKMMGPEGVGNPEINAIAGPAVEGMLLTLPADFSANPKNAAIVKAFKDKKRDPSGAFQLTSYAATQVILDSIKAVGDDPKKVADYMHKTSFETPIGPVSWDAKGDLKSFEFQVFEWHKDGSKSLVK, encoded by the coding sequence ATGAGCACTTCCTTTCGCATGAAGAGCGTTGCCGCCGCGCTGGGCATGGCAGGCCTGTTCGCATTCTCGAGCGCCCAGGCGCAGATCAAGATCGCCATCGTGGGCCCGGCCACCGGCCCGGTGACCCAGTACGGCGACATGGTCAAGGAAGGCGTGTCGACCGCCGTCGAGATGTTCAACGCCGCCGGCGGCGTGAACGGCAAGAAGATCGAGACCGTGGTGGTGGACGACGCCTGCGAGCCCAAGCAGGGCCCAGTGGCGGCCAACCGCGTGGTCAACGACAAGATCCACTACGTGGTCGGCCCGGTCTGCTCGGGCGCCTCGATCGCCGCCGCGCCGATCTACAACAACGAGGGCGTGGTCGTCGTCACCCCGTCGGCCACCTCCCCCGCGCTGACCGACGGCAAGAACTTCCACTACCTCTTCCGCACCATCGGGCGCGACGACCAGCAGGGCCCCGCGGCCGCCAAGTTCATCGCCCAGAAGATCAAGCCCAAGAAGGTCGCCGTGCTGCACGACAAGCAGTCGTACGGCCAGGGCATTGCCGCCAACGTGCGCGACGACCTGAAGAAGGCCGGCATCAACGTGGTGCTGTTCGAGGGCATCAACGCCGGCGACAGCGACTACTCGGCCGTCATCACCAAGCTCAAGAGCGCGGGCGTCGACTTCGTCTACTACGGCGGCTACCACCCCGAGATGGGCCTGCTGCTGCGCCAGGCCGGCGAGCAGGGCCTGAAGGTCAAGATGATGGGCCCCGAGGGCGTGGGCAACCCCGAGATCAACGCCATTGCCGGCCCGGCCGTCGAAGGCATGCTGCTGACGCTGCCGGCCGACTTCTCGGCCAACCCCAAGAACGCCGCCATCGTCAAGGCCTTCAAGGACAAGAAGCGCGACCCCTCGGGCGCCTTCCAGCTGACCTCCTACGCGGCCACTCAGGTGATCCTGGACAGCATCAAGGCCGTGGGCGACGACCCCAAGAAGGTGGCCGATTACATGCACAAGACCAGCTTCGAGACCCCGATCGGCCCGGTGTCCTGGGACGCCAAGGGCGACCTGAAGTCCTTCGAGTTCCAGGTCTTCGAATGGCACAAGGACGGCAGCAAGTCGCTCGTCAAGTAA